A window from Methylococcus mesophilus encodes these proteins:
- a CDS encoding PQQ-dependent catabolism-associated beta-propeller protein, with translation MKSTCFALLLSFAVPALADTVYVSLTKEDAIAVVDGSTGESRGRVKTGAHPRGLVLSPDGKRLFVALAEDATVAVIDTVTQEVAARLPVDESPKSIALDPAGRLLYATDDAAQRINVVDIVREHVVKRIPVGAEPEGVSVSPDGRWVISTSEGEDVAYWINTAKQAVVDLSAVAARPRASRFTDDGRQLWVSSENAGTVTVIDVADAHQVKKIAFDLPDLPRDAVKPVGIRIDKGRRFAYIALGRAGRIAVVDAQRLEVVDYLPAGPRVWNLEFSPDQRRLYAANGGSGDVSVIDLESRRLLKTLAIGQGPWDLAVGP, from the coding sequence ATGAAAAGCACTTGCTTCGCGCTCTTGCTGTCCTTTGCCGTTCCCGCGCTTGCCGATACCGTCTACGTCAGCCTGACGAAGGAAGATGCCATCGCGGTGGTGGACGGCTCGACCGGGGAGAGCCGGGGTCGGGTCAAGACCGGCGCCCATCCGCGCGGCTTAGTTCTGAGTCCGGACGGCAAGCGCTTGTTCGTCGCGCTCGCGGAAGACGCCACCGTTGCGGTGATCGATACCGTTACCCAGGAGGTCGCCGCCAGGCTGCCGGTGGACGAGAGCCCTAAATCCATCGCACTGGACCCCGCGGGACGGCTGCTCTATGCGACCGATGACGCGGCTCAGCGGATCAACGTCGTCGACATCGTCCGAGAGCATGTCGTGAAGCGGATCCCGGTCGGTGCCGAGCCGGAAGGGGTGTCGGTGAGCCCGGACGGGCGCTGGGTGATCAGCACCAGCGAAGGCGAAGATGTGGCGTATTGGATCAATACGGCCAAGCAGGCGGTGGTCGATCTGAGCGCCGTTGCTGCGCGGCCCCGCGCTTCCCGTTTTACCGACGATGGGCGGCAGCTCTGGGTCAGCTCGGAAAACGCCGGCACGGTAACAGTGATCGACGTGGCCGATGCGCATCAGGTGAAAAAGATCGCTTTCGATTTGCCTGACTTACCGCGCGATGCAGTGAAGCCGGTGGGCATTCGCATCGACAAGGGCCGCCGTTTTGCGTACATCGCCCTGGGGCGCGCCGGACGGATCGCGGTGGTCGATGCGCAGCGGCTGGAGGTGGTGGATTATCTGCCGGCAGGGCCGCGCGTTTGGAACCTTGAGTTCTCGCCGGACCAGCGCCGCCTCTACGCGGCGAATGGCGGCAGCGGCGATGTGTCCGTCATCGATCTGGAAAGCCGGCGCCTGCTGAAGACCCTGGCGATAGGGCAGGGCCCTTGGGATCTGGCTGTCGGGCCCTGA
- the rapZ gene encoding RNase adapter RapZ — MRLIIVSGFSGSGKSIALDTLEDCGYYCIDNLPAPLIEPFLQQAIASQSSAFEKIAIGIDARNQSANLTGFPEIVDTARRLGVDCRILFLQAEPETLLKRFSETRRKHPLTDASVPLAEAIELERRVLEPVLSRADLNIDTTYTTVHQLRELVRQRLGIPSGRLMSLCLQSFGFKHGVPMDTDFVFDARCLPNPHWTASLRPKTGKDPEVVEFLTESADVHDYLDHLTAFLERWIPCFLAENRSYLNVAIGCTGGQHRSVYLVEALAQRLRSDRYNLLIRHRELPESPADTALKR; from the coding sequence CGGCTCATCATCGTCAGCGGTTTCTCGGGCTCGGGCAAAAGCATCGCCCTGGATACGCTGGAGGACTGCGGTTATTACTGCATCGACAATCTGCCCGCGCCGCTGATCGAGCCATTCCTCCAGCAGGCCATCGCCTCCCAGTCGAGCGCCTTCGAAAAGATCGCCATCGGGATCGACGCCCGAAACCAGAGTGCAAATCTGACCGGCTTCCCGGAGATCGTGGATACGGCCCGGCGGCTGGGGGTCGATTGCAGGATACTGTTTCTCCAGGCCGAGCCGGAAACCCTGCTCAAGCGCTTCAGCGAAACCCGCCGCAAGCATCCGCTCACCGACGCCTCGGTTCCGCTGGCCGAAGCCATCGAGTTGGAACGGCGCGTGCTGGAACCGGTGCTGAGCCGGGCCGACCTCAATATCGACACCACGTATACCACCGTCCACCAACTGCGCGAACTGGTCCGCCAGCGCTTAGGCATCCCGAGCGGCCGCCTCATGTCGCTCTGTCTCCAGTCTTTCGGCTTCAAACACGGCGTTCCGATGGACACCGATTTCGTCTTCGACGCCCGCTGCCTGCCCAATCCGCACTGGACGGCCAGCCTGCGGCCCAAGACCGGCAAAGATCCGGAAGTCGTCGAATTTCTGACGGAAAGCGCCGACGTTCACGACTACCTGGACCACCTCACGGCATTTCTGGAGCGCTGGATACCCTGCTTCCTGGCGGAAAACCGCAGCTATCTCAACGTCGCGATCGGCTGCACCGGCGGCCAGCACCGCTCGGTATACCTGGTCGAGGCCCTGGCGCAGCGCCTCCGCAGCGATCGTTACAACCTCCTTATCCGGCACAGGGAGTTGCCCGAGAGCCCCGCCGACACCGCTCTCAAGCGTTGA